One window of the Anaeromyxobacter dehalogenans 2CP-C genome contains the following:
- the tsaB gene encoding tRNA (adenosine(37)-N6)-threonylcarbamoyltransferase complex dimerization subunit type 1 TsaB, translating to MLVAALDTATLTLSCALVDLDPAGGPARVRCERTEHAVSKPAPGRTGGHGARLPSALSDLLTAEGLTLPDVEGYAIGIGPGSFTGLRIGLATWKGLAYANRRPIAGASSLAALALGAVPAAPEGALLVPLLDAKKGEVYAGFYRAVRGAVEAVAPDAALAPGALLERLAALPGGAAALAFGEGLAAYAPALEGRLARLADAPAAPPAAAIAALAAPALLSRSYDAQAVFALEPHYVRASEAELKFPHGLGPGAQKP from the coding sequence GTGCTCGTCGCCGCCCTCGACACCGCCACCCTCACGCTGTCCTGCGCCCTCGTAGACCTCGACCCGGCCGGCGGGCCGGCGCGCGTCCGCTGCGAGCGCACCGAGCACGCCGTGAGCAAGCCCGCGCCGGGCCGGACCGGCGGCCACGGCGCGCGGCTCCCCTCCGCGCTCTCCGACCTGCTCACGGCGGAGGGGCTGACGCTGCCCGACGTCGAGGGCTACGCCATCGGCATCGGCCCCGGCTCGTTCACCGGCCTGCGCATCGGCCTCGCCACGTGGAAGGGGCTCGCCTACGCGAACCGGCGGCCCATCGCCGGCGCGTCGAGCCTGGCGGCGCTCGCGCTCGGCGCGGTCCCGGCGGCGCCCGAGGGCGCGCTGCTCGTGCCGCTCCTCGACGCGAAGAAGGGCGAGGTCTACGCCGGCTTCTACCGCGCCGTGCGCGGCGCGGTGGAGGCGGTGGCGCCGGACGCCGCGCTCGCCCCCGGCGCGCTCCTCGAGCGGCTCGCGGCGCTGCCCGGCGGCGCGGCCGCGCTCGCGTTCGGCGAGGGGCTCGCCGCGTACGCGCCGGCGCTCGAGGGCCGGCTGGCCCGCCTCGCGGACGCCCCGGCCGCCCCGCCCGCCGCCGCCATCGCGGCGCTCGCCGCCCCCGCGCTCCTCTCCCGCTCGTACGACGCGCAGGCGGTGTTCGCGCTCGAGCCGCACTACGTCCGCGCCAGCGAGGCGGAGCTCAAGTTTCCCCACGGCCTCGGGCCGGGCGCGCAGAAGCCCTGA
- the rseP gene encoding RIP metalloprotease RseP, giving the protein MPDLLLKIGSIVLLLGGLIFVHELGHFVVAKLMGVKVVRFSIGFGPRLFGVQRGETEYRIALLPLGGYVKMAGDDPSESLAPEDAGRGFLEQRPWKRLLIAVAGPAANLIFPGVIYVALALAQNGQPAPGPVVGTVAPGTPAAEAGLQPGDRILSVAAPGQPADPVRYFSDLRDLVSPHPGEPLTFRVERDGEQRALTITPASEQESNPIESTRRGVIGVTPTYPSAVVAPVRPGLAGPLEPFDLVISAGGKPVRHAGDLEHAVAAARCGPLDLEVVRESPRTLPGVALADHRAVSLPQVPTCAAGERTFAVADPAVSTFIATVVPGSPAEKAGLRRGDAIASVNGKPVRSFLRDVNAFGRDFLKAGTPVQLGMTDGRTVALVPANETYRDEITGEPAQRLVLGFQPDQRDAVDPIALLAEQVPLARGAVEAFQLAWRQLHEVVRLTVLGIVRIVTGDISFKTVGGPIMLFSIASEAAEEGWGSFLFKMALISVNLGLMNLLPIPVLDGGHIAQAALEGVTRRPLSVRTRELANIVGIVLLFTLMLFVFKNDIVRLMRPME; this is encoded by the coding sequence ATGCCGGATCTCCTCCTGAAGATCGGATCCATCGTCCTCCTCCTCGGGGGGCTCATCTTCGTCCACGAGCTGGGCCACTTCGTGGTCGCGAAGCTGATGGGCGTGAAGGTCGTCCGCTTCTCGATCGGCTTCGGGCCCCGGCTGTTCGGGGTGCAGCGCGGCGAGACCGAGTACCGGATCGCGCTCCTGCCGCTGGGCGGCTACGTGAAGATGGCCGGCGACGATCCGTCCGAGTCGCTGGCGCCGGAGGACGCGGGCCGCGGCTTCCTGGAGCAGCGGCCCTGGAAGCGCCTGCTCATCGCGGTGGCCGGCCCGGCGGCGAACCTGATCTTCCCCGGCGTCATCTACGTCGCGCTCGCGCTCGCCCAGAACGGCCAGCCCGCGCCCGGCCCGGTGGTCGGCACGGTCGCGCCCGGGACCCCCGCCGCGGAGGCCGGCCTGCAGCCCGGGGATCGCATCCTGAGCGTGGCCGCGCCGGGGCAGCCCGCCGACCCGGTGCGCTACTTCTCCGACCTGCGCGACCTCGTGTCGCCGCACCCGGGCGAGCCGCTCACGTTCCGGGTGGAGCGGGACGGCGAGCAGCGGGCGCTCACCATCACGCCCGCGAGCGAGCAGGAGTCGAACCCCATCGAGTCCACCCGGCGCGGCGTGATCGGCGTGACGCCGACCTACCCGAGCGCGGTGGTGGCGCCGGTCCGGCCCGGCCTCGCCGGCCCGCTCGAGCCCTTCGACCTCGTGATCTCCGCCGGCGGGAAGCCGGTGCGCCACGCGGGCGATCTGGAGCACGCCGTGGCCGCGGCGCGCTGCGGCCCGCTCGACCTCGAGGTGGTGCGGGAGTCGCCGCGGACGCTTCCGGGCGTCGCGCTCGCCGACCACCGCGCCGTCTCGCTCCCGCAGGTGCCCACCTGCGCCGCCGGCGAGCGGACGTTCGCGGTGGCCGATCCGGCGGTGTCCACGTTCATCGCGACGGTGGTCCCGGGCAGCCCGGCCGAGAAGGCGGGGCTGCGCCGCGGCGACGCCATCGCCTCGGTGAACGGCAAGCCGGTCCGCTCCTTCCTGCGGGACGTGAACGCGTTCGGGCGCGACTTCCTGAAGGCGGGGACGCCGGTGCAGCTCGGGATGACCGACGGCCGTACGGTGGCGCTCGTGCCGGCGAACGAGACCTACCGGGACGAGATCACCGGCGAGCCGGCGCAGCGCCTGGTGCTCGGCTTCCAGCCGGATCAGCGCGACGCGGTGGATCCGATCGCGCTGCTGGCGGAGCAGGTGCCGCTCGCGCGCGGCGCGGTGGAGGCCTTCCAGCTCGCCTGGCGGCAGCTCCACGAGGTGGTGCGGCTGACGGTGCTCGGCATCGTCCGCATCGTCACCGGCGACATCAGCTTCAAGACGGTGGGCGGGCCCATCATGCTGTTCTCCATCGCCTCCGAGGCGGCGGAGGAGGGCTGGGGCTCGTTCCTGTTCAAGATGGCGCTCATCAGCGTGAACCTCGGCCTGATGAACCTGCTGCCCATCCCGGTCCTCGACGGCGGCCACATCGCGCAGGCGGCGCTGGAGGGCGTCACGCGGCGGCCGCTCTCGGTGCGGACCCGCGAGCTCGCGAACATCGTCGGCATCGTGCTGCTGTTCACGCTCATGCTGTTCGTGTTCAAGAACGACATCGTGCGCCTCATGCGGCCGATGGAGTAG